The sequence GGGAAGATAAGAACTATAATGCTGTCTCCAGAGACACACTATGCAGCGTATCTTGTATTCAAATTGGTGAATGATGCATATGGCATTAAATTGTTGAATGCAGTGGTTAGATTTGTCAACCATGAGAGTGAAAGTGAAGCTGTAAAACGAGCAACAAATGTGTATATTCCGAGTACGTCAAGATTATTTTTCAAGAATAAAACTGGCCCACTGTATGAAAATTGTGCACAGATAAGAGTTGATGGATGGATAGAAATACAATTGGGAAAGTTCTATAATAAGGGAGGTGATGATGGACAAGTAGAAGCAAGATCTATGGAGATTGAACGCCTTCGTGACAAGAGTGGCCTTATTGTCGGAGGAATTGAGTTTCGCCCCCAATCGTATAAAACTAATAGCCCGTTTGGCtgcaaaaatcaacttattttgagaagtgctgctttttttcaaaagtgtttttatcaaaagtacttttggtgagaaacagtttgtgtttgactaattagtttgaaaaacacttctgagcagcaattagtgtttggccaagctttaaaaaactgcttctaagtgtatttttctcaaaaatagttctcaaaaaagtgcttttggaaagaaactacttttttctgtttctctaaaactacttttttctgtttctccaaaACTACTTTTGCTTCTCtttaaaaacactttttttccttccagaagtttggccaaacaccccAAATtgaggccaaaagtgcttttggc is a genomic window of Nicotiana tabacum cultivar K326 chromosome 16, ASM71507v2, whole genome shotgun sequence containing:
- the LOC107764448 gene encoding F-box protein PP2-B10-like — its product is MNHFLKLPEDCISAILSLTNPAAAATSSAVSKGFKSAAESDVVWDRFLHQAQIMISSPPICASKKELFLSLSHSHILLDGGKLSFSLDRWSGDKCFMVAPKELSIAGIDNPRQWEWTIRPNSRYYRLSEVAILKSARWLDIRGKIRTIMLSPETHYAAYLVFKLVNDAYGIKLLNAVVRFVNHESESEAVKRATNVYIPSTSRLFFKNKTGPLYENCAQIRVDGWIEIQLGKFYNKGGDDGQVEARSMEIERLRDKSGLIVGGIEFRPQSYKTNSPFGCKNQLILRSAAFFQKCFYQKYFW